ACCTGTTTCTACAGGCGGTTTAATTTTGGGTTATTCTCCGGTCACACACCCGCACGTCAGATTCGATCCCGGCGACGCCACTACCGCCTATGCCGCCATGGGAACGCCAGGACTTTATCGCCTTAGCTTCGCTGCGGATGGCACTTTCCAAGCCGCGACCAAAGTGCTGGATCCTCCTGCCGGTGGCGGCGGCGCCATAAGGTGCGTAGCTATGGATCGGCACGGCAGAGTATTCGCGGCAGCGGGCGACAACACCGGTGCTGGCGAATTTGTGAACATGTCGGTTAACCGCGGGGTTTCATGGACAAACCTCAAAACGGATATGCCCGGGATAGCGGATGCTTTGGGAGTCCTCGAAACCGTCACGTATCCCTCCGGCGAGGAACATCTGCTTATCGGCACGCAAGGAACCGGAGCATTTCGCCGCCGCTTGCCTCCGCCCGGTGGCATCATCACGATCAAGAATGGAACCACAACCCTCAACCATTCGCAGTCCACGTTGGACTTCGGCACCGGGGGATTGATGCCTGGCAGTTCAGTGACCCTGACAATTTTCAACCGTGGCACGATCCCTCTTACAAGCCTCAATCTCAGGGTCACGGGCATCAACGCTGCAGAGTTTTTGGTCAATCAGCCAATATCTACCACAGTCCCGCCTGGCGGTAGCACGACATGCACAGTGACATTCTCGCCAGTCGATCATGGAGTACGTGCTGCGGCGCTCCACATTGCGAGCAGCGCAACGGATCAGAGTTCGTTCGATATTAACCTGACCGGACCAGGCCAAACGCTCTTGGAAACCTGGCGCCAGACTTACTTTGGCACGACGAACAATGCCGGGAATGCAGCCGATCTGTTCGATTACGACCATGACGGACTCGTAAATCTGATTGAATATGCGTTTGGATTGAACCCGACGCTTGCTGACTCTTCGCAACTCCCCGCTGGGCAAATGATCGGTAGCAACTTCGTGATCAGCTTTACTCAGCCGAGCAGAGTCGGAGGTATCACCTACGTCGCGAAGTGCCGCACAAGTCTGACATCGGTAAGTTGGGTGGCGGTTCCCGACACCGGCACTCCGCCACAGCACATTTTCAGTGTACCCATCGGCACCAACACACAGCTCTTCATGAGGCTAGGAGTAACCGCTCCGTGATGGCAGCGATTGAGGAGGCATCCCTTTGGGAACGATTCAAATTGCGACATCATGAAAAACAGGCAAAACGCTGGTCTGGCCTCGAAAATGAAACTGGGAGCGAAGGGAAAACCGGAGCCCCGGTGGATCAGGAACTGCCGCCTACGCGGAGAAGAGGTTATTCGTTAAAGGTTCATTATCAACAAGCAAAATTCTTCCGCGATCAAAAGTGTTCTTTTTTGACTCACTGTGCGCTTGAACTGGCCCGTTCCTACTCATGGTTGCGTCGTTCGCTTCTCGGTCCTGGTTCCAGCGAACAACCGCCTGTGACTCCCTGGCCGTTAACCGCCCAGGTTGTTGTTTAATTGGCAGCAACTTCAAATATCCGGCGTGATTGATGCCAAGGAAGAAACCGCCACCCGAAGTCAGCATTGGGGTCTGCAACAGGGTTGCCTTATAGGCAGTGGGAATCTTTGCGCCAGGGGCCAGGAAGGTACCGGAGACGGAACCGTCCTTGGCAGTGACCCGCACAACAAGGTTGCTCAATGGCCCGGAGATCAGCCGTATCTGGTCATTGGTCAGGATCACCGTGTTGGTCAACGGCACCGTTTGGTTTCCACCACCCAGATCAAATGGCCGCTATCCCAGTTCACCGCGTCCGTGCCGGGAGACGGCGGCGTATAGGATTGCAGGTTCACCGCACGGTTTTCTGAAAAACCCTGCGAATAATATTTGCCGTGCGGCACGGTACCCTTGATCCACAACACTGGCGGCAATTCAAATGACTGCAGGTCCAGGAACCCAAGCAACATCCCGCCACCCGGTTGCAGCGGACTGTACAGCGGTAACTCAAGGCTCAGCGACCGGCGGAGTTGGCGCGGCCTGTGTCGGGGGCGAAGGTGGTGAAGCACAGGCCGTGACAGCGGAGCCGGCTCGCTGCTGCGCATGGTTAGGCGCATTACGTTCAAGCACTGGATTTCGGAATGCCCACCCTCGAATTAACGACTGGCAAGGGCGCTCGAAATACCAATAGCTACACAGGGACAACGGAATAAGAACAGTGAAAAATAGCAAAAGCGAGAAAGGCGTGTAGAAAAAGCCACTTTGAAT
The sequence above is drawn from the Verrucomicrobiota bacterium genome and encodes:
- a CDS encoding choice-of-anchor D domain-containing protein; translated protein: PVSTGGLILGYSPVTHPHVRFDPGDATTAYAAMGTPGLYRLSFAADGTFQAATKVLDPPAGGGGAIRCVAMDRHGRVFAAAGDNTGAGEFVNMSVNRGVSWTNLKTDMPGIADALGVLETVTYPSGEEHLLIGTQGTGAFRRRLPPPGGIITIKNGTTTLNHSQSTLDFGTGGLMPGSSVTLTIFNRGTIPLTSLNLRVTGINAAEFLVNQPISTTVPPGGSTTCTVTFSPVDHGVRAAALHIASSATDQSSFDINLTGPGQTLLETWRQTYFGTTNNAGNAADLFDYDHDGLVNLIEYAFGLNPTLADSSQLPAGQMIGSNFVISFTQPSRVGGITYVAKCRTSLTSVSWVAVPDTGTPPQHIFSVPIGTNTQLFMRLGVTAP